In the genome of Raphanus sativus cultivar WK10039 chromosome 4, ASM80110v3, whole genome shotgun sequence, one region contains:
- the LOC108856104 gene encoding uncharacterized protein LOC108856104 — MKKKPVWRNEGDSSPDSSGLCFLNSPKPQIGIRHSSPDSSLSFKRLIPIAALSTSSPTLGLADTLHGKVLRIQQAFPLHPLKPSRVMVAVNESMIKGYTHASISSKKAFEWTLRKIVRDNTSGFKLLLLHAQVQDEDGYHPLSFFILFLKLLFLLTFVTTLLVFKVYVILKFWFGVCLIVSYC, encoded by the exons ATGAAAAAAAAACCTGTGTGGCGAAACGAAGGCGACTCTTCTCCCGACTCCTCCGGCCTCTGCTTCCTCAACTCCCCAAAGCCCCAAATCGGAATCCGCCACTCTTCTCCCGACTCCTCCCTCTCTTTCAAGAGATTAATTCCCATCGCCGCCCTCTCCACCTCTTCTCCCACCCTCGGTCTCGCCGATACGTTACACGGCAAA GTTTTGAGGATACAGCAGGCCTTCCCTTTGCATCCGTTGAAG CCAAGTCGAGTGATGGTGGCGGTGAACGAGTCGATGATCAAAGGCTACACGCACGCGTCGATAAGCAGCAAAAAGGCGTTCGAGTGGACACTGAGGAAGATCGTTAGGGACAATACCTCTGGCTTCAAGCTTCTATTGCTTCACGCTCAAGTCCAGGACGAAGACGGTTATCatcctctctctttttttatacTATTCCTCAAACTTTTATTCTTGCTGACTTTTGTTACTACTCTGTTAGTGTTTAAAGTTTATGTGATTTTGAAGTTTTGGTTTGGTGTTTGTTTGATTGTTTCATATTGCTAA